One genomic region from Quercus robur chromosome 4, dhQueRobu3.1, whole genome shotgun sequence encodes:
- the LOC126720829 gene encoding glutathione S-transferase U19-like isoform X2, protein MAGEVVLLNFWPSTFGLRVRIALAEKGIKYEYKEEDLSNKSPLLLEMNPIIKQIPVLIHNGKPVCESLLIVQYIDEVWNDKSPLLPSDPCQRAQARFWADFVDKKVYVASRKVWRPKREEQEEGKKEFLETLKTMEGELGDKPYFGGETFGYVDVSFIPFYSWFHAYKVLDNINIEAECPKIDAWAKRCLQKETVAKNFPDKKKVYEFVAQTRKKYVSA, encoded by the exons ATGGCGGGCGAGGTGGTTCTGTTGAACTTTTGGCCTAGTACGTTTGGGTTGAGGGTCAGGATTGCTCTGGCTGAGAAGGGTATCAAGTATGAGTACAAGGAAGAGGACTTGAGCAACAAGAGCCCTCTGCTTTTAGAGATGAACCCCATTATCAAGCAGATCCCAGTTCTCATCCACAACGGGAAGCCTGTGTGTGAGTCCCTCCTCATTGTTCAGTACATAGACGAGGTCTGGAATGATAAGTCTCCATTGTTGCCCTCTGATCCTTGCCAGAGAGCTCAAGCCAGGTTCTGGGCTGATTTTGTTGATAAGAAG GTTTATGTAGCTTCAAGGAAGGTATGGAGGCCAAAAAGAGAAGAGCAAGAGGAAGGCAAGAAGGAATTCCTTGAAACCTTAAAGACAATGGAGGGGGAGCTTGGTGACAAGCCTTACTTTGGGGGTGAAACATTTGGGTATGTGGACGTTTCTTTTATCCCCTTCTACAGCTGGTTCCATGCCTACAAGGTCTTGGACAATATCAATATAGAGGCGGAGTGCCCCAAGATTGACGCGTGGGCTAAGAGGTGCCTGCAGAAGGAGACTGTGGCTAAGAATTTTCCTGACAAGAAGAAGGTTTATGAGTTTGTTGCTCAGACAAGGAAAAAGTATGTTT